In Spiroplasma chinense, the DNA window ATTGGCTATATTGTCTAAAACCACTTTTAAAGCATTATAAACTTTAGAATTTTTAATCCCATATTCAGTTAACTGTTCTGTAACATTTACAATTACAGTGCAATAAATATAATTGCTATAACGTTTTGAAATGTTGAAATGATCATCTTTTAAGTAACCCGTTTTCAGCTTACTTACTTTGTCTTCTTTTCTTGCTTTAAATATTTCAAATTCACTTAATGAGAAAGTTTGTAAAGAATATCTATTCTTTGAACTTTCCTTATTTACTCCAGGCGCAAAAAAAGATAGCAAACCAAATTGCTTTGAATATACTTTTATTACTTTTGCATAATCTTCATAGTCAAAACCATTAATAACTATACCTTCGATTTTCGTAATACCCAAAACACTCACCTAGTAACTATCTTTATCGTAACCTAATTGTTTAATTGTTGAAGCTGATTGTCTTCATTTATCTTTTGTTTTAACAAATAATTCTAAATAGAATTGTTTGTTAAATAAGCTTTCAAGTTTTTTTCTAGCTTCTATTCCTATTGATTTAATTTTACTTCCTTTATTTCCAATAATAATTCCTTTTTGACTTTTTCTTTCACAAATAATTGAAGCCATTACTTTAATTAAAGTACTTTTTTCTTCTAATTTGTCGATTAAAATAGCTACACTATGAGGAACTTCTTGTTCAGTTTGTAAAAGAATTTCTTCACGAATTATTTCTCTTATTACAAATCTTTCTGGTTGGTCTGTAAATTGTTCATCAGGATAAAATTTAATACCAGTTTCTGGTAACTCTTCTTTTATTTTTTCCATTAAAAGATCTAAGTTATTTCCTTTTGTAGAAGAAATTGCAATTATTTCTTTAAAGTCAAAACCTTGTTGACTTCATTGTAAAACCTTTTCATCTAATCTTTCTTTTTTTACTAAATCACTTTTAGTGACAACTAAAAAGACAGGTAAACCTCTCTCTTTTAGCGAGTTTAAAATGAACTTGTCATTTTCACCAATAAACTCATCACAAGGAGCTAAAAATAAGATTACATCCACTCCTTTTGTAGATTGTAGTGCAACTTTATTCATGTGTCTATCTAATTCATTTTTTGCTTTGTGAACTCCTGGTGTGTCTACAAAAACATATTGACAATCTGGTTTTGTAAGAATTCCAGTAATTTTATTTCTAGTAGTTTGTGCTTTGTCTGTAACAATTGCAATTTTTCTTTGTAATATTGTATTTAATAAAGTTGATTTACCAACATTTGGTCTACCAACAATACCTATAAATCCTGATTTTATATTTTCCAAAATGATTTTCTCCTCTTTAAATTGTTGTAGCAGCTTCTGCTTGCTGTTCATTTTTTTGGTCTAAATATTGTTCAAATTCATCTTCAGTTTCAAACATATTTAAAACAATAGCTTTAATTTCTTCTCTATCTTTTAAAGTTCAAGTGTATCTTATTGCTGCTTTAAAACTTAATCATCAAGGCAAAATTAAAGCTAAATATGCATACATATACGCGTTTTTTGGACTTACTCATGCATAATCTTGTACTAAAACAAATCCATAAATCATTAAGACCAATAAAAATGTTTGACTTGTTCAATAGAAAATTAAACTTATTTTATTGTAAGGCATTGCATATGCTCCTAAAAAAACAAAGTAACCAAATGCCAAAATTAAATATTTCATTGTAGTATATTGAGTATTAAAGAACACATCTGTTAATTGAAAAACTGATGCTGTGATAATTGCAAATCACCCTGCAATTATTAACATTTTTCTTGCTCAGATTTCTCCTGGTGTTACTCAAGTTTTGAAAACAAAAGCATTTTCTTTGTCTTCTGTTTTTCTGTATCTATCAACTCTAATTCATTCTCTGTTTCACATGTTTATATCTTTAAACATTCCAATTAATGGTTTAAAAGATCTTACAGCTACAATAATAGCAATTATTCATAACCATTGAGTTTTTAACATCTTTGCAACTTCAGATAAGTTTTTAAATTTTCTTAAAATACCTGCTCAATCAAGAATGAAAACAAAACTACCATAAAATAATGCTTCTGCTAAAAACAAAACATTAAAGATAACGGTAAATACTGTCGTTCCTTTTCCCATCGTCATATTTAACATAACAATCATAACTGTTGACATTAATATTATGTGGTAAAGTTGAATAACTACCAACATATTTAAAACATTTAGTTGATCTTTTATTAGTCAAGCTTCATCAAGATCTGCAACCATAGCACTTCCAGCACTATGACCTACAACTAAACGAGCATAAACATAAAATAATGCTCAAATACCTTGAATTGGAATTAGATATGTTGCGCTACATAGACATCTAATTCTTGCTAAAAAATCTCCTTCTGAAACCATGTTTACGTGTTTAGATTTCAAAAATCTTTTAGTATACATATTTCCAATAGGACCATTAATAATTTTGTCCGTTAACTTTGGGCCTCTAGTTCGACTTCTTCGCATTCTAGCCATATCTAATTCCTCCTCTCTAACCTATAAATATATTTACAAAAATAAAGAAAAACCCCACACCCATTACTGAGATAGAACCATAAAATATTATTTTATAGTCTTTTCAAACTTTTTCTTTTTTTGCTAAA includes these proteins:
- the era gene encoding GTPase Era, producing MENIKSGFIGIVGRPNVGKSTLLNTILQRKIAIVTDKAQTTRNKITGILTKPDCQYVFVDTPGVHKAKNELDRHMNKVALQSTKGVDVILFLAPCDEFIGENDKFILNSLKERGLPVFLVVTKSDLVKKERLDEKVLQWSQQGFDFKEIIAISSTKGNNLDLLMEKIKEELPETGIKFYPDEQFTDQPERFVIREIIREEILLQTEQEVPHSVAILIDKLEEKSTLIKVMASIICERKSQKGIIIGNKGSKIKSIGIEARKKLESLFNKQFYLELFVKTKDKWRQSASTIKQLGYDKDSY